The following coding sequences lie in one Mycobacterium sp. Z3061 genomic window:
- a CDS encoding haloalkane dehalogenase — MSPSTPEVFRTPDSRFTDLPGYDFAPNYLDVDGLRMHYLDEGPREGTPVVCFHGEPSWAYLYRKMLPPLVAAGHRVIVPDLVGFGRSDKPTDRRWYTFDRHSEMIARLLGALDLHGATVVVQDWGGPIGLRWATENADRVGALMVMNTGLFTGHVSKGFMAWRNFAEKNPDLPVGFVIQGATTTQLSEDVVAAYDAPFPTAESKAGAAQFPLLVPITEDAPGADRMQAVSDELSRWNKPAVVAFSDSDPVFPYPRAGQLFCDLIPTAGEQVRIEGAAHFLQEDRGEQLADVLLSRLAVDSA, encoded by the coding sequence ATGAGCCCGAGCACCCCAGAAGTTTTCCGCACTCCCGACTCTCGTTTCACGGACTTGCCGGGTTACGACTTTGCGCCGAACTACCTGGACGTCGACGGGTTGCGGATGCACTATCTGGACGAAGGTCCTCGCGAGGGCACGCCGGTGGTGTGTTTCCATGGCGAACCCAGTTGGGCCTACCTCTACCGCAAGATGCTGCCGCCACTGGTCGCGGCCGGGCATCGGGTGATAGTGCCCGACCTGGTCGGCTTCGGCCGCTCCGATAAGCCGACCGACCGCCGGTGGTACACCTTCGACCGGCACAGCGAAATGATTGCCCGACTCCTGGGTGCTCTTGACCTGCACGGCGCAACGGTCGTCGTCCAGGATTGGGGCGGTCCGATCGGTCTGCGATGGGCAACCGAGAACGCCGACCGGGTAGGCGCCCTGATGGTCATGAACACCGGACTGTTCACCGGCCATGTGTCCAAGGGCTTTATGGCGTGGCGCAACTTCGCCGAGAAGAACCCGGATCTGCCGGTCGGGTTCGTCATACAGGGCGCGACCACGACGCAGCTCTCCGAGGATGTCGTCGCGGCTTATGACGCGCCCTTCCCGACCGCCGAGTCCAAAGCCGGCGCGGCGCAGTTCCCCCTGCTCGTTCCGATCACCGAGGATGCGCCGGGCGCGGACCGGATGCAGGCGGTCAGCGATGAGCTGTCGCGTTGGAATAAGCCTGCGGTGGTTGCCTTTTCGGATTCCGACCCGGTTTTCCCGTATCCCAGGGCGGGCCAGTTGTTCTGCGACCTGATCCCCACCGCGGGTGAGCAGGTGCGCATCGAGGGCGCGGCGCACTTCCTGCAGGAGGACCGCGGTGAGCAGCTCGCGGACGTACTGCTTTCCCGGCTCGCCGTGGACAGCGCGTAA
- a CDS encoding SDR family NAD(P)-dependent oxidoreductase → MPARVAVVTGGASGIGEATCHELGRRGHRVAVLDINGDAARRVAADLAAAGVAATGIEVDVRDRAGVERAFATVREELGPVAVLVTSAGKAAFSPFADITVESWAEIIDINLTGTFHCCQVALPDMVAARWGRIVMISSSSAQRGSPRMAHYAAAKGGVITLTKSLANEYAPHGITVNNVPPSSIDTPMSRQSQAAGRLGSPEQLAKLIPVGHMGSPDDIAAAAGFLCSDEAGFITGQVLGVNGGAVM, encoded by the coding sequence ATGCCTGCCCGCGTTGCGGTGGTGACCGGCGGCGCGTCGGGAATCGGTGAGGCGACGTGTCACGAATTGGGCCGGCGCGGCCACCGTGTCGCGGTACTGGACATCAACGGCGACGCGGCACGGCGGGTCGCGGCCGATCTGGCAGCCGCGGGCGTCGCGGCGACAGGTATCGAGGTGGATGTGCGGGACCGCGCCGGTGTAGAGCGCGCCTTCGCCACCGTGAGAGAGGAATTGGGGCCTGTTGCCGTGCTGGTGACCAGCGCGGGAAAGGCGGCGTTCTCGCCATTCGCGGACATCACCGTGGAATCCTGGGCCGAGATCATCGACATCAACCTGACCGGAACCTTCCACTGTTGTCAGGTCGCGTTGCCGGACATGGTTGCCGCCCGGTGGGGACGGATCGTGATGATCTCGTCGTCGAGCGCGCAACGGGGATCACCGCGCATGGCTCACTATGCGGCGGCCAAGGGCGGGGTCATCACGCTCACCAAGTCGCTCGCCAACGAATATGCGCCGCATGGGATCACCGTCAACAATGTGCCGCCGTCGAGTATCGACACGCCGATGTCACGGCAGTCGCAGGCGGCGGGCCGGCTCGGCTCACCCGAACAGCTGGCAAAGCTTATACCGGTGGGCCACATGGGTTCTCCCGACGACATCGCGGCCGCGGCCGGGTTCCTGTGCTCGGACGAGGCGGGTTTCATCACCGGCCAGGTGCTCGGCGTCAACGGCGGCGCGGTGATGTGA
- a CDS encoding ATP-binding protein — translation MPTRGRIDLRLASRVLLLQLVVVTLTLIVAFGLFAEFNRHRLDLQYGVHAMDIARVVASSPTVLNNIGRYEDIPLTPTVTAPPALTNELATGPLQSVASRVEQRTHVLFVVITNTQGIRLAHPRRDELGLRVSTDPSKALSGQEEVVHQSGTLGRSIVAKVPVVEPGTNRVLGMVSVGISTKEFDEQFSQNLRVLAPLGGAALLIGVVGSVALARRWRGMTLGLRPAEMAELVRTQAAVLHGIGEGVLAADEAGCITFVNDEACRLLEIGTELGGRVDEIGLTPRVLDVFHAADSAPALATVGQRTVVVSARKVQREGRPLGTVLVVRDRTDVESLTRQLDAVQVMSTALRAQRHEFANRLHLLNGLLHTGHVEEGLQYLEELLGSGPLGSALPGIDAIHDNHLQAFLGAKAAAAREAGVTLKIGENTWVSGRLELPVDVTTVVGNLLDNAIDAARTGGSSTKEVEIELLQEGSTLHVTVADSGDGVAPEFVEQLFTEGTTTKPDSGIPGGRGIGLALSRQISRALGGELRLSSPGNPAAQRGLVGAEFIARLPGVMTEEEQWVEQT, via the coding sequence ATGCCCACCCGGGGTCGCATTGACCTGCGGCTTGCCAGCCGGGTGCTGTTGCTGCAACTGGTCGTGGTCACACTCACACTGATTGTGGCTTTCGGGTTGTTCGCCGAGTTCAACCGTCATCGGCTGGACCTGCAATACGGCGTGCACGCAATGGATATCGCCCGCGTCGTGGCGTCTTCGCCGACCGTGCTGAACAACATCGGGCGCTATGAGGACATCCCGCTGACCCCGACCGTGACCGCGCCGCCCGCGCTGACCAACGAACTCGCCACCGGGCCACTGCAGTCGGTGGCCTCCCGCGTCGAACAACGCACTCATGTGCTGTTCGTCGTCATCACCAACACGCAGGGCATCCGGCTCGCCCATCCCCGGCGCGACGAATTGGGTCTGCGGGTCAGCACCGATCCCTCGAAAGCCCTCAGCGGTCAGGAGGAGGTGGTCCACCAGTCGGGCACGCTGGGACGGTCGATCGTCGCGAAGGTGCCGGTGGTGGAACCGGGGACGAACCGGGTGCTGGGCATGGTCAGCGTCGGCATCTCGACGAAGGAGTTCGACGAACAGTTCTCCCAGAATCTGCGGGTGCTGGCTCCGCTGGGCGGCGCGGCGCTGCTGATCGGCGTGGTGGGATCGGTAGCGCTGGCCCGGCGGTGGCGAGGGATGACCTTGGGCTTGCGGCCGGCCGAGATGGCCGAACTGGTCCGCACTCAGGCTGCGGTGTTACACGGCATCGGTGAAGGTGTGCTGGCGGCAGATGAGGCCGGATGCATCACCTTCGTCAACGACGAAGCCTGCCGGTTACTGGAGATCGGCACCGAGCTCGGCGGGCGCGTCGACGAAATCGGTTTGACACCAAGAGTTCTCGATGTTTTCCATGCTGCCGATTCGGCGCCGGCGCTGGCCACCGTCGGCCAGCGCACCGTCGTCGTCTCGGCCCGCAAAGTGCAGCGCGAAGGCCGCCCGCTGGGCACCGTGCTGGTGGTACGCGACCGCACCGATGTCGAGTCATTGACCAGACAACTCGACGCCGTGCAGGTGATGAGCACCGCCTTGCGTGCCCAGCGTCATGAATTCGCCAACCGGTTGCACCTGTTGAACGGGTTGTTACACACCGGGCACGTCGAGGAGGGACTGCAGTACCTGGAGGAGTTGCTCGGATCCGGGCCACTGGGTTCGGCCCTGCCGGGCATCGATGCCATCCACGACAACCACCTACAGGCGTTTCTGGGGGCCAAGGCCGCGGCCGCCCGGGAAGCCGGCGTGACGCTGAAGATCGGCGAAAACACCTGGGTGTCCGGCAGACTCGAGCTACCCGTAGATGTCACCACCGTCGTGGGCAATCTGCTCGACAACGCGATCGACGCCGCCCGGACCGGTGGGAGTTCCACCAAGGAGGTGGAAATCGAACTCCTGCAGGAGGGTTCGACCTTGCATGTCACTGTGGCCGACAGCGGTGACGGCGTCGCACCCGAGTTCGTCGAGCAGTTGTTCACCGAGGGCACCACCACCAAGCCCGATTCCGGCATACCCGGTGGGCGCGGCATCGGACTTGCCTTGTCGCGCCAGATCAGCCGAGCGCTCGGCGGTGAACTCCGGTTGTCGAGTCCGGGTAACCCCGCCGCGCAACGGGGACTGGTGGGTGCGGAGTTCATTGCCCGCCTGCCCGGTGTGATGACCGAGGAGGAGCAATGGGTGGAACAGACCTGA
- a CDS encoding TetR/AcrR family transcriptional regulator: protein MPRTSDARDRIVSTAARLFLERSYHDVGVEELCAVADVRKGSFYHYFSSKADLAKAVVDLHLAVFQARLASSSGTTAAERLSAIPEAIAGIQSGLHSQFGRFVGCPFGNLAAELSTTDEAVRSHLAARLAALEEHLASICRDAAADGTLRADVDPNRLAHALFAHYQGLILLAKLHGSTIADLAPALHEFIAGYLSHPAGDRS from the coding sequence ATGCCGCGTACCTCAGACGCCCGCGACCGGATTGTGTCGACGGCGGCCCGCCTGTTCCTGGAGCGCAGTTACCACGACGTCGGAGTCGAGGAATTGTGCGCTGTGGCCGACGTCCGCAAAGGCAGCTTCTATCACTACTTCTCATCCAAAGCGGATCTGGCGAAAGCGGTCGTCGACCTGCACCTGGCGGTGTTCCAGGCTCGGTTGGCGAGCAGTTCGGGGACGACTGCGGCCGAGCGGCTCTCGGCAATCCCGGAGGCGATCGCCGGTATCCAGTCGGGACTGCACAGTCAGTTCGGCCGGTTCGTGGGATGTCCTTTCGGCAACCTGGCTGCGGAACTGTCAACCACCGACGAGGCGGTGCGCAGCCACCTGGCGGCCCGACTGGCCGCGCTCGAGGAGCATCTCGCGAGCATCTGCCGAGATGCCGCCGCCGACGGCACGCTGCGTGCCGACGTCGACCCGAACCGACTGGCCCATGCCCTGTTCGCGCACTACCAGGGGTTGATCCTGCTCGCGAAACTGCACGGCTCGACCATTGCCGACCTGGCGCCGGCGCTGCACGAATTCATCGCGGGTTACCTGAGCCACCCCGCCGGTGACCGCTCCTAG
- a CDS encoding M48 family metallopeptidase: MSQTPATTRAVFPEISSRAWEHPADRTALSALRRLKGFDQILKLLSGMLRERQHRLLYLASGARVGPRQFADLDALLQECVDVLDAPEKPELFVTQSPIANAYTIGMDQPFIVITSGLYDLMTHDEMRFVVGHELGHALSGHAVYRTMMMHLMRLADSFGFMPIGGWALRAIVAALLEWQRKSELSGDRAGLLCCQDLDTAIRVEMKLAGGSRLDKLDSQAFLAQAREYERSGDMRDGVLKLLNLELQTHPFSVLRAAALTQWVDTGGYARVMSGDYPRRADDDGASFVDDLSEAARHYKDGFDQSDDPLIKGMRDGLGGIVDGVGRAATSAADSLGRKISEWRQRPE, translated from the coding sequence ATGTCTCAAACACCTGCCACCACGCGGGCCGTCTTCCCGGAGATCAGTTCACGGGCGTGGGAGCATCCGGCCGACCGGACCGCCCTGTCTGCGCTACGCCGGCTCAAGGGGTTCGACCAGATTCTGAAGCTCTTGTCCGGCATGCTGCGCGAGCGCCAACACCGCTTGTTATACCTGGCCAGCGGTGCGCGGGTGGGCCCGCGCCAGTTCGCCGACCTCGATGCGCTGCTCCAGGAGTGCGTCGACGTACTCGATGCACCGGAAAAGCCGGAACTCTTCGTGACGCAGTCACCGATTGCCAATGCCTACACGATCGGCATGGACCAGCCGTTCATCGTCATCACCTCCGGTCTGTATGACCTGATGACCCATGACGAGATGCGCTTCGTGGTAGGGCACGAACTCGGCCACGCGCTGTCCGGCCACGCCGTATACCGCACGATGATGATGCACCTCATGCGGTTGGCGGACTCATTCGGATTCATGCCGATCGGTGGTTGGGCTTTGCGCGCGATCGTGGCGGCGCTGCTGGAATGGCAGCGCAAGTCAGAGTTGTCGGGTGACCGCGCCGGGCTGTTGTGCTGTCAGGATCTGGACACCGCGATACGGGTGGAGATGAAGCTCGCGGGCGGAAGCCGATTGGACAAGCTGGACTCGCAGGCGTTCCTCGCTCAAGCTCGCGAGTACGAACGGTCCGGGGACATGCGCGACGGGGTGCTCAAGCTGCTCAATCTGGAGCTCCAGACTCATCCATTCTCAGTGCTGCGAGCCGCGGCGCTGACGCAGTGGGTGGATACCGGCGGCTACGCCAGGGTGATGTCGGGGGACTACCCGCGACGAGCCGACGACGATGGCGCATCCTTCGTGGACGACCTCAGCGAAGCCGCGCGCCACTACAAGGACGGTTTCGATCAATCCGACGACCCGCTGATCAAGGGCATGCGCGACGGGCTCGGCGGGATCGTCGACGGGGTGGGACGCGCAGCGACGAGCGCGGCCGACTCTCTGGGACGCAAGATCAGCGAGTGGCGCCAGAGACCCGAATAG
- a CDS encoding nitroreductase family deazaflavin-dependent oxidoreductase — protein MADRPDVSGNSEIIEEFRANGGKVGGPFEGATLLLLHTTGAKSGKERINPVMTFDFDGKLLIVGSYAGADVDPAWLHNLRANPVAHIEIGTDAYDVRARELPDDERDAVYPRIVEQAPGFGGYQSKTDRVIPVIELQRV, from the coding sequence ATGGCTGATCGTCCTGATGTTTCTGGAAATTCCGAGATTATCGAGGAGTTCCGCGCCAACGGCGGAAAGGTCGGTGGTCCGTTCGAAGGGGCCACCTTGTTGCTGCTGCACACCACGGGCGCCAAGTCGGGCAAGGAGCGCATCAACCCGGTGATGACATTCGACTTCGACGGGAAATTGCTGATCGTCGGCTCCTACGCCGGCGCCGACGTCGACCCCGCCTGGCTGCACAACCTGCGCGCCAACCCGGTCGCACACATCGAAATCGGAACCGACGCCTACGACGTACGGGCCCGCGAACTGCCGGACGACGAACGCGACGCCGTGTACCCGCGGATCGTCGAGCAGGCGCCGGGATTCGGTGGTTACCAGTCAAAGACCGACCGGGTGATTCCGGTCATCGAACTGCAGCGCGTCTGA
- a CDS encoding NADP-dependent oxidoreductase, giving the protein MADRNRRFLLHERPTGRIGPSTFELSEEPIPEIADGEALVRVDWISLDPTNRMWITEAPTYLPPVGIGEVMRAGGIGEVVASNNPNYPVGQIVQGLLGWQEYVVASDQNPLMPVQVAEGVSPSAYMGALGMTGLTAWIGIRDIGKPKPGETVVVSAAAGAVGSVAGQLAKADGARVVGIAGGPEKCALLTEQLGFDAAVDHKAQDWHAQLVAATPNGIDVDFENVGGDIMDAIFARLNINARVALCGLISGYNEADPPPGPRAFGNLLIQRATVRGFIVLDHFGRAPEAIGEIAGLIGEGKLKPLETVVEGFEQLPTAINMLFDGKNVGKLMVKVT; this is encoded by the coding sequence ATGGCTGACCGAAACCGCCGCTTTCTCCTGCACGAACGTCCGACCGGACGCATCGGGCCCAGCACATTCGAACTCAGCGAGGAGCCGATCCCCGAGATCGCCGACGGGGAGGCGCTGGTCCGCGTCGACTGGATCTCACTGGACCCGACCAACCGCATGTGGATCACGGAGGCGCCGACTTACCTCCCCCCGGTCGGAATCGGCGAGGTCATGCGCGCGGGTGGTATCGGCGAAGTGGTCGCGTCGAACAACCCCAATTACCCGGTCGGCCAGATCGTGCAGGGCCTGCTCGGCTGGCAGGAATACGTGGTGGCATCCGATCAGAACCCACTGATGCCGGTCCAGGTCGCCGAGGGCGTCTCGCCCAGCGCCTACATGGGTGCGCTGGGCATGACGGGACTGACCGCATGGATCGGCATCCGCGACATCGGTAAGCCCAAGCCGGGCGAGACGGTTGTGGTGTCGGCCGCGGCCGGAGCGGTCGGTTCAGTGGCCGGCCAGCTGGCCAAGGCGGACGGCGCCCGCGTTGTCGGGATCGCCGGCGGCCCCGAGAAGTGTGCGCTGCTGACCGAGCAACTCGGCTTCGACGCGGCCGTCGACCACAAGGCGCAGGACTGGCACGCCCAATTGGTCGCGGCCACTCCCAACGGCATCGACGTCGACTTCGAGAACGTCGGTGGCGACATCATGGACGCGATCTTCGCCCGCCTGAACATCAATGCGCGCGTTGCGCTCTGCGGTCTGATCTCCGGTTACAACGAGGCCGACCCGCCGCCGGGGCCACGCGCGTTCGGCAACCTGCTGATTCAGCGCGCCACGGTGCGGGGGTTCATCGTGCTTGACCACTTCGGCCGCGCACCGGAGGCTATCGGCGAGATCGCCGGCCTGATCGGCGAGGGCAAACTCAAGCCGCTGGAAACCGTGGTCGAAGGTTTTGAGCAGCTGCCGACGGCCATCAACATGCTGTTCGACGGTAAGAACGTCGGCAAGTTGATGGTGAAGGTCACCTAG
- a CDS encoding NAD(P)-dependent oxidoreductase, protein MRDSKILITGVTGQVATPVATALAADNEVWGVARFTDAAARTALEQAGVRCETINLAGGDFRGLPSDFDYVLNLAVAKSGKWDKDLAANADAVGLLMAHCRGAQAFLHCSSAAVYDPPDDEIRSESSALGDNHKPLFPTYSISKIAGEAVARSMSRVLGVPTTIARLNVPYGDNGGWMFYHMEMMLAGIPIPVPPGDPARYNPIHQDDIIATIPKLLAAGSVPATTVNWAGDQVVSIQEWCAYLGTLIGREPVFDESPQSLRGNPVEVSRLHQLIGTGSTVDWRDGLRRMAAKFHPELVSA, encoded by the coding sequence ATGCGCGACTCGAAGATCCTGATCACCGGGGTGACCGGACAGGTTGCCACGCCGGTTGCCACCGCACTGGCTGCCGACAACGAAGTCTGGGGCGTCGCCCGATTCACCGACGCCGCGGCGCGTACCGCTCTCGAGCAAGCAGGCGTGCGCTGCGAGACGATCAACCTCGCCGGCGGGGATTTCCGCGGCTTGCCGTCCGACTTCGACTATGTCCTCAACCTCGCGGTCGCCAAGAGCGGCAAGTGGGACAAGGACCTGGCGGCCAACGCCGACGCGGTAGGCCTTCTGATGGCGCACTGTCGTGGCGCACAGGCCTTTCTGCACTGCTCCTCAGCGGCCGTCTACGATCCGCCCGACGATGAAATCCGTTCTGAGAGCAGCGCTCTGGGGGACAACCACAAGCCGTTGTTCCCCACTTACTCGATCTCCAAGATCGCCGGGGAGGCCGTCGCCCGTTCGATGTCGCGCGTGCTGGGAGTACCCACCACGATCGCCCGGCTCAATGTTCCCTACGGCGACAACGGGGGATGGATGTTCTACCACATGGAGATGATGCTCGCTGGGATCCCGATCCCGGTGCCGCCTGGTGATCCGGCTCGCTACAACCCGATCCACCAGGACGACATCATCGCCACCATCCCCAAACTGCTTGCGGCGGGCTCGGTTCCGGCGACGACGGTCAACTGGGCCGGAGACCAGGTGGTCAGCATCCAGGAATGGTGCGCCTACCTCGGCACGCTGATCGGTCGCGAGCCGGTGTTCGACGAGAGCCCGCAGTCGCTGCGCGGCAACCCCGTTGAGGTGAGCCGGCTGCATCAACTCATCGGTACCGGCAGCACTGTCGACTGGCGAGACGGGTTGCGCCGAATGGCCGCCAAGTTCCACCCCGAACTGGTCAGTGCCTGA
- a CDS encoding SAM-dependent methyltransferase has product MAGTNHVITHVSDTARWTALHRATESARPDALFKDPLAERLAGEQGHAIVARVPRSTRNGWWLVARTKIIDDAILQAIGDGCDRVLNLAAGLDTRPYRLPLPADLTWVEADLPQLLEEKTRLLADQEPRCRLTRTAVDLADPSARDTFFNEALDGATKALVLTEGLLMYLEDGDVAALSGALNRPEVAWWMLDFAGPGLKQMMNRKMDGLLQNAPFRFAPENGLAYFENLGWQVVEAESLFAAARRFHRLPMLMRAAAWLPQPDPRRPGRKPWSAVALLARSAGVGHM; this is encoded by the coding sequence ATGGCCGGCACCAACCACGTCATCACTCATGTTTCCGATACCGCGCGGTGGACGGCGTTGCACCGGGCGACCGAGTCAGCACGCCCGGACGCGCTCTTCAAGGACCCGCTCGCCGAGCGGCTGGCGGGCGAGCAGGGACACGCCATCGTCGCCCGGGTGCCACGGTCGACGCGCAACGGCTGGTGGCTGGTCGCGCGCACGAAGATCATCGACGACGCCATTCTGCAGGCGATCGGCGACGGTTGTGACCGGGTGCTGAACCTGGCTGCCGGCCTGGACACCCGCCCTTACCGATTGCCGCTGCCGGCCGATCTCACCTGGGTGGAGGCGGACCTGCCACAGCTGCTGGAGGAGAAGACGCGTCTGCTCGCCGACCAGGAACCGCGATGCCGGTTGACCCGGACCGCTGTCGACCTGGCCGACCCGAGTGCTCGCGACACCTTCTTCAACGAAGCGCTGGACGGAGCCACCAAGGCGCTGGTCCTCACCGAAGGACTGCTGATGTATCTCGAAGATGGTGACGTCGCCGCACTTTCGGGCGCACTCAACCGACCCGAGGTGGCCTGGTGGATGCTGGATTTCGCGGGACCCGGCCTCAAGCAGATGATGAACCGGAAGATGGACGGACTGCTGCAGAATGCGCCGTTCAGATTCGCGCCGGAAAATGGGCTTGCGTATTTCGAAAACCTCGGCTGGCAGGTCGTCGAGGCTGAATCGCTCTTCGCCGCCGCCCGCCGTTTCCATCGCTTGCCGATGTTGATGCGCGCCGCCGCCTGGCTACCTCAGCCGGATCCGCGGCGGCCCGGCCGCAAACCGTGGAGCGCGGTCGCGCTGCTGGCTCGGTCAGCCGGTGTTGGCCATATGTGA
- a CDS encoding EF-Tu/IF-2/RF-3 family GTPase, whose product MFRMTVQDVFSIKGRGTVATGRVEYGQLSVGDEVRINDGPSVRVDAIEAFRKKLDTAATGDNIGILFRKLAKTDLAAGDVLTSGGVYLA is encoded by the coding sequence ATGTTCCGCATGACCGTTCAGGATGTGTTCTCGATCAAGGGACGTGGGACCGTGGCGACCGGCCGGGTCGAGTACGGGCAACTGAGTGTCGGCGATGAGGTCCGGATCAACGACGGGCCGTCAGTGCGGGTCGATGCGATCGAGGCATTCCGCAAGAAGCTTGATACGGCTGCGACCGGCGATAATATCGGGATCCTGTTCCGCAAGCTCGCGAAGACCGATCTGGCCGCGGGTGACGTGCTCACGTCCGGCGGTGTGTATCTCGCCTAG
- a CDS encoding amino acid permease, with the protein MSADEHDAAAVRHLHRDLSNRQIQLIAIGGAIGTGLFMGSGRTITQAGPAVLVVYAVIGFFVFFVLRAMGELLLSNLNYKSFVDFAADLLGPAAGFFVGWSYWFAWVVTGIAEIVAIVGYSKYWWPALPDWIPALVTVLVVLAFNVFSVRNFGEIEFWFSLIKVAAILGLIVVGIALVATGFVSPHGDRAALENLWQDGGFFATGFRGMVGGFQIAFFAFVGVELVGTAAAETADPHRTLPRAINAVPMRVAIFYIGALLAILAVVPWRHFAGGESPFVTMFALAGLGAAASLVNFVVITSAASSANSGVFSTGRMLFGLADEGSAPSLFRRLNRSGVPGSAVLLTAPLLLISVPLLYSGVSVIGVFTVITTVASLLFMFVWTMIVISYLVYRRRHPGRHADSHYRMPGGVVMCWAILAFFGFVIWTLSTDRETALALAWFPAWFLLLAAGWLVVRKRPGRAEQYRMFQAEMNHPQTGVPEYG; encoded by the coding sequence ATGTCGGCTGACGAGCACGACGCAGCCGCCGTCCGGCACCTGCATCGCGACCTCTCGAACCGCCAGATCCAGCTGATCGCCATCGGCGGCGCGATCGGCACCGGCCTTTTCATGGGGTCGGGACGCACGATCACCCAGGCAGGACCAGCGGTCCTGGTGGTCTACGCGGTCATCGGATTCTTCGTCTTCTTCGTGTTGCGCGCGATGGGTGAGTTGCTGCTGTCGAATCTGAACTACAAGTCTTTCGTCGATTTCGCGGCCGATTTGCTGGGGCCCGCAGCTGGTTTCTTCGTCGGATGGTCCTACTGGTTCGCCTGGGTGGTCACCGGTATCGCCGAGATCGTGGCAATCGTCGGCTATTCCAAGTACTGGTGGCCCGCCCTTCCCGACTGGATCCCGGCGCTGGTGACCGTGCTGGTGGTGTTGGCCTTCAACGTGTTCAGTGTGCGCAACTTCGGGGAGATCGAGTTCTGGTTCTCGTTGATCAAGGTCGCGGCGATCCTGGGACTGATCGTGGTCGGCATCGCCCTGGTGGCAACCGGCTTCGTCTCCCCGCACGGCGACCGCGCGGCGCTGGAAAACCTGTGGCAGGACGGCGGCTTCTTCGCGACCGGTTTCAGGGGAATGGTCGGTGGCTTCCAGATCGCGTTCTTCGCCTTCGTGGGTGTGGAACTCGTCGGCACCGCCGCGGCGGAGACCGCTGATCCGCACCGCACTCTTCCGCGTGCCATCAACGCCGTCCCGATGCGGGTGGCGATCTTCTACATCGGCGCACTGCTGGCGATCCTGGCCGTCGTGCCCTGGCGGCACTTCGCCGGGGGCGAGTCTCCGTTCGTGACGATGTTCGCTCTGGCCGGCCTCGGTGCCGCGGCGTCACTGGTGAACTTCGTGGTGATCACCTCGGCGGCGTCGTCGGCGAATTCGGGGGTTTTCTCCACCGGCCGGATGCTGTTCGGGCTGGCCGACGAGGGCAGTGCTCCGTCGTTGTTTCGCCGGCTCAACCGCTCCGGTGTGCCGGGGTCTGCCGTCCTGCTGACCGCTCCCCTGCTGTTGATCTCCGTTCCGCTGCTCTATTCCGGTGTCTCGGTGATCGGTGTCTTCACGGTCATCACCACGGTCGCGTCGCTGTTGTTCATGTTCGTGTGGACGATGATCGTCATCAGTTACCTGGTTTACCGCCGCCGGCATCCCGGGCGGCACGCCGATTCGCACTATCGGATGCCGGGCGGCGTAGTGATGTGCTGGGCGATCCTGGCGTTCTTCGGATTCGTCATCTGGACGCTGTCGACCGATCGGGAAACCGCCTTGGCGCTGGCCTGGTTCCCGGCGTGGTTCCTGCTGCTGGCGGCGGGTTGGCTGGTGGTCCGGAAACGCCCCGGGCGCGCCGAGCAATATCGGATGTTTCAAGCTGAGATGAACCACCCGCAGACAGGAGTGCCCGAGTATGGCTGA
- a CDS encoding response regulator, with protein MGGTDLTVLVVDDDFRVANMHAGIVDAMPGFTVVATANTLAAARRAAAVDLALVDVYLPDGSGIDFVRELRGDSMVLTAATEADTVRAAMAAGAVSYLVKPFATTELAARLAGYARYRKILSGPNLSAADVDSALDALRPKVVAVQSPTTVASPTKKLVLQALHGSEAPMSAAEVAGAIGISRATAQRYLASLATTGEVSVGLRYGTTGRPEQEFTAGDPAARSRR; from the coding sequence ATGGGTGGAACAGACCTGACTGTGCTGGTAGTCGACGACGATTTCCGCGTCGCCAACATGCACGCCGGCATCGTCGATGCAATGCCGGGTTTCACAGTGGTCGCCACCGCCAACACCCTTGCCGCCGCGCGCCGGGCCGCGGCCGTGGACCTGGCACTCGTCGATGTCTACCTGCCCGACGGATCCGGCATCGACTTCGTCCGTGAATTGCGGGGTGACAGCATGGTTTTGACGGCGGCAACCGAAGCCGACACCGTCCGGGCCGCCATGGCCGCGGGTGCGGTCAGCTATCTGGTCAAGCCGTTCGCGACTACCGAACTGGCGGCGCGGCTTGCGGGCTACGCGCGCTACCGGAAGATACTCTCCGGTCCGAACCTCAGCGCCGCCGACGTGGACTCGGCGCTGGATGCGCTGCGCCCGAAAGTCGTTGCGGTTCAGTCCCCCACCACGGTGGCCTCGCCGACCAAGAAACTGGTGTTGCAGGCGTTACACGGGTCGGAGGCGCCGATGTCGGCGGCCGAGGTGGCCGGTGCCATTGGAATATCGCGGGCGACGGCGCAGCGGTACCTGGCGTCGCTGGCCACCACCGGGGAGGTCAGCGTTGGTTTGCGGTACGGGACGACGGGCCGGCCGGAACAGGAGTTCACCGCGGGTGATCCCGCAGCGCGATCACGGCGTTGA